A part of Halorientalis sp. LT38 genomic DNA contains:
- a CDS encoding type B DNA-directed DNA polymerase produces MFTVDFLDEGVRRWSVTDDGAESELDAGYRPTLYASAPGDVDDLAARVAGLPYVAETAVERHRTGFRRDPERVVRIDVERIDDVRQAATRLRRWGEPGEYRLYNVDFSPQFRYCLETGTSPAPEEVLTTLAIDADRTALDNDDLPGVRIDGEPCEGSVPDVIETVDARVRAVDPDVLVLSSAEIVPTVYELAAEHGLDVDLGREPGWERLAGESTYESYGQVGHSPARYGLPGRAIVDRSNTFFYGETNLEGCLDLVRRSWKPLQELAWASIGNVLTAMQIREAMDRGVLVPWKSWRHEQFKSARQLQTADRGGFTFSPDVGVHDGVHELDFSSLYPNVICEYNVSPDKIRCACHADREDVPGLGYSVCDEAGYLVDVLQPLIDDRDDIKRAIDAATDPERVENLEGRSAAIKWILVSCFGYQGFSNAKFGRIECHEAINAYAREILLDAKETLEAAGWRVVHGIVDSIWVTAREDCSQRPLPEVAAEITDDAGIRLEYEAAYDWIAFVPCRDSDAGALTKYFGREADGGDYKYRGIECRQRSTPEYVAAVQQDLIETFDRHRSPEPVCDRLASELEALRAGAVDPDRLVIDKRTSKAVDAYDQYTKTVAALERAGDRGRDLHPGQHVAYVVVDDEKSDRDRVALASESPETYDPAFYGELLVRATESVLSPEGWRRGEIREYLAETTATALSRFSRPTRSRASSPDG; encoded by the coding sequence ATGTTCACGGTCGACTTCCTCGACGAGGGCGTCCGGCGCTGGTCGGTGACCGACGACGGGGCCGAGTCCGAGCTCGACGCCGGCTACCGCCCCACGCTGTACGCGTCGGCGCCGGGCGACGTCGACGACCTGGCGGCGAGGGTCGCGGGGCTGCCCTACGTCGCCGAGACGGCCGTCGAGCGGCACAGGACTGGCTTCAGACGCGACCCCGAACGGGTCGTCCGGATCGACGTCGAGCGGATCGACGACGTGCGGCAGGCCGCGACGCGGCTCCGGCGGTGGGGCGAGCCCGGCGAGTACCGGCTCTATAACGTCGACTTCTCGCCGCAGTTCCGCTACTGTCTGGAGACGGGGACCAGCCCCGCGCCCGAGGAGGTCCTCACGACGCTTGCCATCGACGCCGATCGGACCGCGCTGGACAACGACGACCTCCCCGGCGTTCGAATCGACGGCGAGCCCTGCGAGGGATCGGTCCCGGACGTGATCGAGACCGTCGACGCGCGCGTGCGGGCGGTCGATCCGGACGTGCTCGTGCTGAGTTCGGCCGAGATCGTTCCGACGGTGTACGAACTGGCCGCCGAGCACGGCCTCGACGTCGACCTGGGTCGCGAACCCGGCTGGGAGCGACTCGCAGGCGAATCGACCTACGAGAGCTACGGCCAGGTCGGGCACTCCCCGGCGCGGTATGGCCTCCCGGGGCGGGCCATCGTCGACCGGTCGAACACGTTCTTCTACGGCGAGACGAACCTGGAGGGCTGTCTCGACCTCGTCCGGCGGTCGTGGAAGCCGCTGCAGGAACTGGCCTGGGCGTCGATCGGGAACGTCCTGACCGCGATGCAGATCCGCGAGGCGATGGATCGAGGCGTGCTGGTGCCCTGGAAGTCCTGGCGCCACGAGCAGTTCAAGAGCGCCCGGCAGTTGCAGACGGCAGACCGCGGCGGGTTCACCTTCTCGCCGGACGTGGGCGTCCACGACGGCGTCCACGAACTCGACTTCAGTTCGCTCTACCCGAACGTCATCTGCGAGTACAACGTCTCGCCGGACAAGATCCGCTGTGCGTGTCACGCCGACCGCGAGGACGTCCCCGGACTGGGGTACAGCGTCTGCGACGAGGCGGGCTATCTCGTCGACGTCCTGCAACCGCTGATCGACGACCGCGACGATATCAAGCGGGCGATCGACGCCGCGACCGACCCCGAGCGCGTCGAGAATCTGGAGGGCCGTTCGGCCGCGATCAAGTGGATCCTGGTCTCCTGTTTCGGCTACCAGGGCTTCTCGAACGCCAAGTTCGGCCGGATCGAGTGCCACGAGGCGATCAACGCCTACGCCCGCGAGATCCTGCTGGACGCGAAAGAGACGCTGGAGGCCGCCGGCTGGCGCGTCGTCCACGGCATCGTCGACAGCATCTGGGTCACCGCCCGCGAGGACTGTTCCCAGCGCCCGCTGCCCGAGGTCGCGGCCGAGATCACCGACGACGCGGGGATCCGCCTCGAGTACGAGGCGGCCTACGACTGGATCGCGTTCGTCCCCTGCCGGGACAGCGACGCCGGCGCGCTGACGAAGTACTTCGGGCGGGAAGCGGACGGCGGCGACTACAAGTACAGGGGCATCGAGTGCCGCCAGCGGAGTACCCCCGAATACGTGGCCGCCGTCCAGCAGGACCTGATCGAGACGTTCGACCGCCACCGATCGCCCGAACCCGTCTGCGACCGGCTGGCGAGCGAACTCGAAGCCCTGCGGGCCGGCGCGGTCGATCCCGACCGGCTCGTGATCGACAAGCGGACCTCGAAGGCCGTCGACGCCTACGACCAGTACACGAAGACCGTCGCGGCGCTGGAGCGGGCGGGCGACCGCGGTCGGGACCTCCACCCCGGACAGCACGTCGCCTACGTGGTCGTCGACGACGAGAAGTCCGATCGGGACCGGGTCGCGCTCGCTTCGGAGTCGCCTGAAACGTACGATCCCGCCTTCTACGGGGAGTTGCTCGTGCGCGCGACCGAGAGCGTGCTCTCGCCGGAGGGGTGGCGACGGGGGGAGATCCGCGAGTACCTCGCGGAGACGACGGCGACGGCGCTTTCGCGTTTCAGCCGACCCACTCGAAGTCGAGCGTCGTCTCCGGACGGATGA